A region of Candidatus Diapherotrites archaeon DNA encodes the following proteins:
- a CDS encoding phosphomannomutase/phosphoglucomutase encodes MPLDQKIFKAYDIRGVYPRELDEKAARTIGRAIVSHLRPVNVAIARDARLGSESLSRALIKGILEQGANVSDIGLVSTDVLYFAVGHYGYDAGVMVTASHNPKEFNGFKICREKAIPLSSDTGLCEIRRICLEEDYQDPIEKGERVEKNVLPDYLTKIFSFIETPKMKPLTVVVDAGNGMGGKIFAEIAKRLPIKLIPLYFEPDGSFPNHAPSPIEPQNIMELQKNVVDYKADLGMAFDGDADRVFFVDEKGNAVPSSGISALLCEAILKKHPKSKILYNTPMSKAVPETIEANGGSAIRTVTGHAFIKAKMREENAVFGCEHSGHYYYKDNFFADSGMITALLAMEAVSLQNRPLSECLKKFGKYFDSGEKNFHVNDKEKVLAMLRERFSGGKEDNVDGMTIDFGSWWFNARPSNTEPFLRLNVEAESKSLLDEKLAELASAIANGKA; translated from the coding sequence ATGCCATTAGACCAGAAAATATTCAAGGCATACGACATAAGAGGCGTTTATCCCAGGGAACTGGATGAAAAGGCCGCGAGAACAATTGGCAGGGCAATAGTTTCACACCTCAGGCCGGTCAACGTTGCCATTGCCAGGGACGCACGCCTCGGCTCCGAAAGCCTTTCAAGGGCGCTCATAAAAGGCATCCTCGAGCAGGGCGCCAATGTTTCGGACATAGGCCTTGTAAGCACGGATGTCCTCTACTTCGCCGTCGGCCATTACGGATATGACGCGGGCGTGATGGTAACTGCATCGCACAACCCGAAGGAATTCAACGGCTTCAAGATCTGCAGGGAAAAGGCCATTCCGTTGAGTTCCGACACAGGCCTCTGCGAAATAAGGCGCATCTGCCTTGAAGAAGACTACCAGGACCCGATTGAAAAAGGCGAGCGCGTGGAAAAAAACGTTCTCCCGGATTATCTCACAAAAATATTTTCATTCATTGAAACGCCGAAAATGAAGCCGCTCACGGTTGTTGTGGACGCCGGCAACGGCATGGGCGGAAAAATCTTCGCGGAAATCGCGAAAAGGCTGCCCATAAAGCTGATTCCGCTTTACTTCGAGCCGGACGGCAGTTTTCCCAACCACGCGCCCTCGCCGATTGAGCCGCAGAACATAATGGAATTGCAGAAAAACGTGGTCGACTACAAGGCTGATTTGGGCATGGCGTTCGACGGCGACGCCGACAGGGTTTTCTTCGTGGACGAAAAGGGAAACGCCGTTCCCTCATCGGGCATTTCGGCGTTGCTGTGCGAGGCAATCCTCAAAAAGCACCCCAAGTCGAAAATCCTTTACAACACGCCCATGTCGAAGGCCGTGCCGGAAACCATTGAGGCGAACGGCGGCTCCGCCATAAGGACCGTGACCGGCCACGCATTCATCAAGGCGAAAATGCGCGAGGAAAACGCCGTGTTCGGATGCGAGCACTCGGGCCACTACTATTACAAGGACAATTTTTTCGCGGACTCCGGAATGATAACCGCCTTGCTGGCGATGGAAGCGGTTTCACTGCAGAACAGGCCGCTCTCGGAGTGCCTGAAAAAATTCGGAAAATACTTTGATTCCGGGGAAAAGAATTTCCACGTCAACGACAAGGAAAAGGTGCTTGCAATGCTCCGAGAAAGGTTTTCCGGCGGAAAGGAGGATAACGTTGACGGCATGACAATCGATTTCGGGTCATGGTGGTTCAATGCGAGGCCCTCGAACACGGAGCCGTTCCTGCGCCTGAACGTCGAAGCCGAATCCAAAAGCCTGCTGGACGAAAAGCTCGCGGAACTCGCATCCGCCATCGCCAATGGCAAGGCTTAG
- a CDS encoding NUDIX domain-containing protein, giving the protein MPKEKSAGAVVFRKGAKGETLFLLLHYIKGHWDFPKGHVEANETEEQTIRREVMEETGISDIEFVPGFRENISYYHTQAGATYFKEVSFDLAETKSVEVKLSHEHKGFEWLAFKDCLARISFANSKRVLEKAAASLKQLGI; this is encoded by the coding sequence ATGCCCAAGGAAAAGTCTGCCGGCGCCGTGGTTTTCAGGAAAGGCGCGAAAGGCGAAACACTGTTCCTGCTCCTGCATTACATCAAGGGCCACTGGGATTTCCCAAAAGGCCATGTCGAGGCAAACGAAACCGAGGAGCAGACCATCCGGCGCGAAGTCATGGAAGAAACCGGCATTTCGGACATTGAATTCGTGCCCGGCTTCAGGGAAAACATTTCCTATTACCATACGCAGGCAGGCGCCACGTATTTCAAGGAAGTTTCCTTCGATTTGGCTGAAACAAAAAGCGTTGAAGTCAAATTGTCACACGAGCACAAGGGCTTTGAATGGCTTGCGTTCAAGGACTGCCTTGCCAGGATTTCCTTCGCAAATTCGAAGCGCGTGCTCGAAAAGGCCGCCGCCAGCCTGAAACAATTAGGTATTTAA
- a CDS encoding hAT transposon family protein, with product MLLNLYRKPFILAPLHEYSAKTFSFSPENFSNSCFWLGSNKKNFPLISVMANACVSRLSSSAITTSAFSSPRPASSEHRNTARSSSSPSLSDIISAGVSQ from the coding sequence TTGCTGTTGAACTTGTACAGGAAGCCCTTTATTTTGGCCCCGTTGCACGAGTATTCCGCCAAAACCTTTTCCTTTTCGCCGGAAAATTTTTCGAATTCGTGTTTCTGGCTCGGGTCGAACAAAAAGAATTTTCCGCTGATTTCGGTTATGGCGAACGCATGCGTTTCAAGGTTGTCCAGTTCCGCGATTACGACTTCGGCTTTTTCGTCGCCCAGGCCTGCAAGCAGCGAACACAGGAACACTGCGAGGTCCTCGTCGTCGCCGAGCCTTTCAGACATTATTTCCGCGGGGGTCAGCCAGTAG
- the coaD gene encoding pantetheine-phosphate adenylyltransferase, with amino-acid sequence MSEKTAVYPGTFDPITLGHLDVIKRGLKIFDKIIVAVTDNPNKKPLFSVQERKEMIQNAAKGLDIEVDSFKGLLVDYVRAKKCSVILRGMRELSDFEFEFQQATVNRQLSPQTETVFIVTSAEYFYLSSSTVKEIAKLKGSVSGFVPEGVEKRLKKKLA; translated from the coding sequence ATGTCTGAAAAAACCGCGGTCTATCCCGGAACCTTTGATCCGATAACACTCGGGCACCTTGATGTCATAAAACGCGGCCTCAAGATTTTCGACAAAATAATCGTTGCAGTGACCGACAACCCGAACAAGAAACCGCTTTTTTCGGTCCAGGAAAGAAAGGAAATGATTCAGAACGCGGCGAAAGGCCTGGACATAGAAGTCGATTCCTTCAAAGGCCTGCTCGTAGACTATGTGAGGGCAAAAAAATGCTCTGTAATACTGAGGGGAATGCGCGAACTCTCGGATTTCGAATTCGAATTCCAGCAGGCGACAGTGAACAGGCAGCTGTCGCCGCAGACCGAAACGGTTTTCATTGTCACAAGCGCGGAATACTTTTACCTGAGCTCAAGCACCGTCAAGGAAATCGCCAAACTCAAGGGCAGCGTTTCAGGCTTCGTGCCGGAAGGCGTTGAAAAAAGGCTCAAGAAAAAACTGGCATGA
- a CDS encoding dephospho-CoA kinase encodes MQTIALTGGIACGKSTVLKILQRRGFETVDCDEIVAQLHKKPEVKKRVKKEFGSNDRKKLAEKIFSDAKARERLERILHPLVLRELLKKFSALERRKCAIIFVDVPLLFEARLENCFSKSVAVYCRQTQQVARLEKKGLTEKQALQRVRAQMPLSQKVKKADFSINNAGAEKSLEAGVRRFLEKAGIKNV; translated from the coding sequence ATGCAGACAATCGCGCTGACGGGCGGCATAGCGTGCGGCAAGTCGACCGTACTCAAAATCCTGCAACGCAGGGGCTTTGAAACCGTTGACTGCGACGAAATAGTCGCGCAGCTGCACAAAAAGCCGGAAGTCAAAAAGCGCGTGAAAAAAGAGTTCGGCTCGAATGACAGGAAAAAGCTGGCCGAAAAAATCTTTTCCGACGCAAAGGCGAGGGAAAGGCTTGAACGCATACTCCACCCGCTCGTGCTCAGGGAACTGCTCAAAAAATTTTCCGCCCTGGAACGCAGGAAATGCGCCATAATCTTTGTCGACGTTCCACTGCTTTTCGAGGCAAGGCTTGAAAACTGCTTCTCCAAAAGCGTTGCGGTCTACTGCAGGCAAACCCAGCAGGTCGCGAGGCTGGAAAAAAAAGGCCTGACGGAAAAGCAGGCCCTCCAGCGCGTCAGGGCGCAGATGCCGCTTTCACAGAAGGTTAAAAAGGCGGATTTCAGCATAAATAATGCGGGCGCGGAAAAAAGCCTGGAAGCCGGGGTGCGCAGATTCCTTGAAAAGGCGGGAATAAAAAATGTCTGA
- a CDS encoding DHH family phosphoesterase, with protein sequence MPGNANDNALTQVHSPPARDFNAMQSRLSAMSVEVKKWKECVVVHHHDADGISAGSIAVQALLRKGIAVKHKAIKQLYREDFEMLLALGENFVFVDFGSGQLSDLKKHFPENFLVLDHHAPQEDESGRIVEHAFHANPLLFGFDGGNELSGAGMAYIFAKTLDANNNDLAALAVVGAVGDMQDLASGKLVGLNSEIVLKDAVEAGVLGVKNDLRLYGRISRPLVQMLLFSTSPVLPDLTAREENCKSFLHGAGITLSDEHNAFRSYEDLAIEEKKRLSTALVLHMNSFNVPEWKIQELFGEVYTLLHEGRKSPLRDAKEFSTLLNAVGRHGEPDLGLAVCLGNREEAYGNALALLAEHRRQLAQGIELVSGNGLQEFESFYFFDAGEKIRDSIVGIVAGMLYSSGIIGTDRPIIAMARYDDGTIKVSARATKDLVRKGLHLGKALRSVCDKLGGIAEGGGHAIAAGCKIGENEKERFLELMNEEVKNYLRG encoded by the coding sequence ATGCCTGGAAACGCCAATGATAATGCCTTGACCCAGGTGCACAGCCCGCCCGCGCGCGATTTCAATGCGATGCAGTCGCGCCTTTCGGCAATGTCCGTGGAAGTGAAAAAGTGGAAGGAATGCGTTGTAGTGCACCACCATGACGCCGACGGGATTTCAGCAGGCTCGATTGCTGTGCAGGCCCTGCTGCGCAAAGGCATTGCAGTGAAGCACAAGGCGATAAAGCAGTTGTACAGGGAAGACTTTGAAATGCTCCTCGCATTGGGCGAAAACTTTGTCTTTGTCGACTTCGGTTCCGGCCAGCTCTCGGATTTGAAAAAACATTTTCCGGAAAATTTTCTAGTTTTGGACCATCATGCGCCGCAGGAAGACGAAAGCGGCAGGATTGTCGAACACGCATTCCATGCAAACCCCCTGCTTTTCGGCTTTGACGGCGGAAACGAGCTGTCGGGGGCGGGCATGGCGTACATTTTTGCGAAAACGCTTGATGCAAACAACAATGATTTGGCGGCATTGGCTGTTGTCGGGGCTGTGGGAGACATGCAGGACCTCGCATCCGGAAAGCTTGTCGGCCTGAATTCGGAAATCGTTTTGAAGGATGCGGTCGAAGCAGGCGTTCTTGGAGTGAAAAACGATTTGCGCCTGTACGGAAGGATTTCAAGGCCCCTGGTGCAGATGCTGTTGTTTTCAACCTCGCCCGTGTTGCCCGACCTCACTGCGCGCGAGGAGAACTGCAAGTCGTTCCTGCACGGCGCGGGCATCACCCTGTCGGATGAACACAATGCTTTCAGGAGCTATGAGGATTTGGCCATTGAGGAAAAGAAAAGGCTTTCAACAGCGCTTGTATTGCACATGAATTCCTTCAATGTTCCCGAGTGGAAGATCCAGGAATTGTTCGGCGAAGTCTACACGCTTTTGCATGAAGGCAGAAAAAGCCCTCTGCGCGACGCAAAAGAATTTTCGACATTGCTGAACGCAGTCGGAAGGCACGGCGAACCCGATCTTGGCCTGGCCGTCTGCCTCGGGAACCGTGAAGAAGCGTATGGCAATGCGCTTGCATTGCTTGCCGAGCACCGCAGGCAACTCGCGCAAGGAATCGAGCTTGTTTCCGGAAACGGTCTGCAGGAATTCGAATCGTTTTATTTTTTTGACGCGGGCGAAAAAATCAGGGACTCGATTGTCGGCATCGTTGCAGGCATGCTTTATTCAAGCGGAATCATCGGCACAGACAGGCCGATAATCGCGATGGCAAGGTATGACGACGGCACAATCAAGGTGAGCGCGCGCGCAACCAAAGACCTGGTGAGAAAAGGCCTGCATCTCGGAAAGGCTTTGCGAAGCGTCTGCGACAAATTGGGGGGCATTGCCGAAGGAGGGGGGCATGCGATTGCGGCAGGCTGCAAGATCGGGGAAAACGAAAAGGAAAGGTTTCTTGAACTGATGAATGAAGAGGTAAAGAATTATTTACGCGGCTGA
- a CDS encoding MFS transporter, with amino-acid sequence MDKRLRASYFLAYVAYALCYLFIPLFGKDLGLSLFEIGLAGTAFGLGSFLSYYAFGRWSDISGRRDTFIKAGLLASSLAFLAQLFITDFYSMAVIRFFAGLAVGIFSFPLMAAASRHEKARKSLSGISAWGSFGWFFGGIIFAFLAGSGQIFTASALFFFLAFIVSLFLPEIGSQKMSVPKFPKQLLKKNWPVYLTFLVRHTSANSVWVVYPLFFKSLGASNFWLGIIWAVNPLTQFILMHAIGGYAEKHSTDSRKLIKAGTIATAIAFLALGFVSDYFHIIPIQMIIAASFSLLFVGCLINLSENNAEKATATGLLGSIQSLALIIGPLLGGAIAQAFGMQSVFLFAAAGSVVSLVIAEKISPEIKTG; translated from the coding sequence ATGGACAAGCGGCTGCGCGCATCATACTTCCTGGCATACGTTGCCTACGCGCTCTGCTATCTTTTCATCCCGTTGTTCGGAAAAGACCTGGGCCTCTCGCTGTTTGAAATCGGCCTGGCGGGCACGGCTTTCGGTTTGGGCAGTTTCCTTTCATACTACGCTTTCGGCAGGTGGTCGGACATCTCCGGCAGGCGCGATACGTTCATCAAGGCCGGCCTGCTTGCCAGTTCACTCGCATTCCTGGCGCAATTGTTCATTACAGACTTTTATTCAATGGCAGTCATCCGCTTTTTCGCCGGCCTTGCCGTCGGCATTTTCTCCTTTCCCCTCATGGCCGCGGCTTCAAGGCACGAAAAAGCCAGAAAATCTCTTTCAGGCATTTCGGCTTGGGGAAGTTTCGGCTGGTTTTTTGGTGGAATAATCTTCGCGTTCCTTGCCGGAAGCGGGCAGATTTTCACTGCAAGCGCTTTGTTCTTTTTCCTCGCGTTCATCGTTTCCCTGTTCCTGCCCGAAATCGGGTCGCAAAAAATGTCGGTGCCGAAATTTCCCAAACAGCTGTTGAAAAAAAACTGGCCCGTTTACCTCACATTCCTCGTTAGGCACACTTCCGCGAACTCGGTCTGGGTCGTCTATCCATTGTTTTTCAAAAGCCTCGGCGCAAGCAACTTCTGGCTCGGCATAATATGGGCGGTCAACCCCCTGACGCAGTTCATTCTCATGCACGCGATAGGCGGCTATGCGGAAAAGCATTCAACGGACAGCAGGAAACTCATCAAGGCGGGAACGATTGCAACCGCAATCGCTTTCCTCGCCCTCGGCTTCGTATCAGACTACTTCCACATCATCCCGATCCAGATGATAATCGCCGCGTCTTTCAGCCTGCTATTCGTGGGCTGCCTCATAAACTTATCCGAAAACAACGCGGAAAAGGCGACCGCGACCGGCCTGCTTGGAAGCATACAAAGCCTCGCTCTCATCATCGGCCCCCTGCTCGGCGGGGCGATAGCGCAGGCTTTCGGAATGCAAAGCGTTTTCCTGTTCGCGGCGGCAGGCTCGGTTGTTTCACTTGTAATAGCGGAAAAAATCAGCCCTGAAATCAAAACGGGTTAA
- a CDS encoding polyprenyl synthetase family protein, with protein sequence MSVEDALKQNKPKIDRELEKILPRKIGKAWVEWFLGRSAYDCDYETLTKSVSEPIWDFLDRGGKRWRPTLMLWSLEAVGGKPEQFYEFTAMPEFIHTGTIVADDLEDNSTERRGKPCMHLLYGLDIALNDSNIMYFLPAVLLYRNKKLSPGQKEKIYDLFAEEMMRVSIGQAMDIYWHRHQSVKVSEANYLQMCAYKTGVLARFSARLGAILGNASEKQVEALGKFGESLGVAFQIQDDILNLKPESGEWGKEVGDDIQEGKKTLLVIHALANAPREKAKRLAEILEKHSSGKKDIAEAIAIMDEAGSFAYAAKMALGIVEKSWAEAEKVLPESMAKGKLREFAFFAVKRKV encoded by the coding sequence ATGTCCGTTGAAGACGCATTGAAGCAGAACAAGCCGAAAATCGACCGGGAACTTGAAAAAATTCTGCCGCGCAAAATCGGCAAAGCCTGGGTCGAATGGTTTCTGGGCAGAAGCGCCTACGACTGTGATTATGAAACACTGACAAAATCCGTTTCGGAACCGATTTGGGATTTTTTGGACCGCGGCGGGAAAAGATGGCGCCCTACCCTGATGCTCTGGAGCCTTGAAGCCGTGGGCGGAAAACCGGAACAATTCTACGAGTTCACGGCGATGCCCGAATTCATTCACACTGGCACCATTGTCGCCGATGATTTGGAGGACAATTCAACCGAAAGAAGGGGAAAGCCCTGCATGCATCTCTTATACGGTCTTGACATAGCATTGAACGATTCCAACATAATGTACTTTTTGCCTGCCGTGCTCTTGTACCGCAACAAAAAGCTTTCTCCGGGCCAGAAGGAAAAAATTTACGATTTGTTTGCCGAGGAAATGATGCGCGTTTCCATCGGCCAGGCCATGGACATATACTGGCACAGGCACCAGTCAGTGAAAGTTTCAGAGGCGAACTACCTGCAGATGTGCGCCTACAAGACGGGTGTTTTGGCAAGGTTTTCAGCCAGGCTCGGCGCGATTCTCGGCAACGCTTCCGAAAAGCAGGTTGAAGCTTTGGGCAAGTTCGGCGAAAGCCTTGGAGTTGCCTTCCAGATACAGGATGACATTCTCAACCTGAAGCCGGAGTCCGGAGAGTGGGGCAAGGAAGTGGGCGACGACATCCAGGAAGGCAAGAAGACTTTGCTTGTGATCCACGCCCTTGCAAACGCGCCCAGGGAAAAGGCAAAGCGCCTGGCGGAAATTCTTGAAAAGCACAGTTCCGGCAAAAAGGATATTGCAGAGGCCATTGCAATAATGGATGAAGCCGGCTCTTTCGCCTACGCGGCAAAAATGGCTCTCGGAATAGTCGAAAAAAGCTGGGCGGAAGCCGAAAAGGTTTTGCCTGAAAGCATGGCGAAGGGAAAACTGCGCGAGTTCGCGTTCTTTGCCGTGAAAAGAAAGGTATAA
- a CDS encoding aminotransferase class I/II-fold pyridoxal phosphate-dependent enzyme, protein MAFELSETTRKWLPSATLGVKEQITRTEKELQALHSKSDYKIVVLTAGQPHFKPTDDVIAALSEGGKFTPYQPVSGYPELKSLVAEMVSKQAGNSYSAENVQISVGGKEALYNVFGAITNEGDVFFVPAPYWVSIPTQIESFGGKVVVVEPDDSLKISAHALEQAIKNAPHGKKVALYLNSPSNPTGMVYSKEELEAIAVVCKKHSLDVVSDECYTSLTFDGLGVAPSIASLEGMAERTVIIGTMSKQFCAPSYRVGWAVGPKDLISGMNKRQADISSGTSMPAQFACCVGLKSAAAKARTEEMVEYYEKARDNFIAGLSKIMVGGKHAFKINQKPQGAFYLFPDVSEIYGKSYEFNGQKFKINGSEDCQLFFMRSGVACVNGKSFGADKCVRFSYATTNETLALAVERFREAIGALK, encoded by the coding sequence ATGGCGTTTGAACTGAGCGAAACCACCAGGAAATGGCTTCCGTCCGCAACCTTGGGCGTGAAGGAGCAGATAACAAGGACGGAAAAGGAACTGCAGGCACTGCACAGCAAATCCGATTACAAAATAGTCGTGCTTACAGCCGGCCAGCCGCATTTCAAGCCGACCGATGATGTCATTGCCGCGCTCAGCGAAGGCGGAAAGTTCACGCCCTACCAGCCTGTTTCAGGCTATCCTGAACTGAAAAGCCTTGTCGCTGAAATGGTTTCAAAGCAGGCCGGCAATTCTTATTCAGCTGAAAATGTGCAAATTTCCGTTGGAGGAAAGGAAGCGCTCTACAATGTTTTCGGCGCAATCACGAATGAGGGAGACGTTTTTTTTGTGCCCGCGCCTTATTGGGTTAGCATTCCAACGCAGATTGAAAGCTTCGGCGGAAAAGTTGTTGTCGTTGAGCCGGATGACAGCCTGAAGATTTCCGCACACGCACTTGAACAAGCCATAAAAAACGCGCCGCACGGGAAAAAGGTTGCATTGTACCTGAATTCGCCGTCCAATCCGACCGGCATGGTTTACTCGAAAGAAGAGCTTGAAGCAATAGCTGTGGTGTGTAAAAAGCACAGCCTTGACGTGGTTTCCGACGAATGTTACACGTCGCTCACTTTTGACGGCCTGGGCGTTGCTCCAAGCATTGCCTCGCTTGAAGGAATGGCTGAACGCACCGTAATCATTGGCACGATGTCAAAGCAATTCTGCGCGCCAAGCTACCGTGTAGGATGGGCAGTCGGGCCGAAAGACCTGATTTCCGGAATGAACAAAAGGCAGGCTGACATCAGTTCAGGCACTTCAATGCCTGCGCAGTTCGCGTGCTGCGTTGGGTTGAAAAGCGCCGCGGCAAAGGCGCGCACAGAGGAAATGGTTGAATATTACGAGAAGGCGCGTGACAATTTCATTGCAGGATTGTCGAAAATAATGGTCGGAGGAAAGCATGCATTCAAAATAAACCAGAAACCGCAGGGTGCGTTCTATTTGTTTCCGGACGTGAGCGAGATTTACGGAAAAAGCTACGAATTCAACGGCCAGAAATTCAAAATCAACGGCTCCGAGGACTGCCAGCTTTTCTTCATGCGTTCCGGAGTGGCGTGCGTCAACGGAAAGTCTTTCGGCGCTGACAAGTGCGTGCGCTTTTCCTACGCTACAACGAATGAAACGCTTGCGTTGGCGGTTGAAAGGTTCAGGGAAGCGATTGGAGCGCTCAAGTGA
- a CDS encoding pyruvate, phosphate dikinase: MAKKYVYLFDEVKNANSEEWIFRLGNKGAQLAEMTSIGLPVPPGFTVSTEACNEFYDSGKKWPEGLESQVKECLAKTEAKIGKKFGDPENPLLFSVRSGSYVSMPGMMDTVLNLGLNDETVKGLAHSTKNERGAYDSYRRFIHMFGDVVMGVQHEHFEEAIHALKAGKGVKLDTELSVEDLKVLVEEYKAIVQKHAGKSFPNEAFEQLKMGINAVFSSWNVPRAVSYRRINKLKEDAGTGVNVQVMVFGNMGEDCGTGVSFTRNPATGEKEHYGEFLINAQGEDVVAGIRTPQPVDEMKKSHPKVYAELLKVYDILEKHYRDLQDFEFTFEHEKLFLLQTRSGKRTAKAAVKIAVDMEKEKLIDRETAIMRVKPEQLDQLLHKQFDEKEAQKAKAIASGIAASPGAAVGQVVFTAEKAKALHDADANKKLILVRVETTPEDIEGMNVAQGILTARGGSTSHAAVVARGMGKCCVAGSNDIHVSYKDNRFSVKTAEGEIAVKENDWVSLDGSTGKVYLGKLPLVEPKLSGDFGTLMEWADAVRKLKVRTNADTPHDSDVARKFGAEGIGLCRTEHMFFEGSRIKAMREMILAETTAERRKALDKLLPFQREDFKGIFKAMDGLPVTIRLLDPPLHEFLPEGEKEIAEIAQSTGVSVEKIKAKIASLHEINPMLGFRGCRLGIVFPEINEMQVRAIIEAAVEAKEKGVDVRPEIMIPVLNHVNEMKNMAALVDATAKQVLSEKKADLDFLIGVMMELPRACLTADDIAEYAEFFSFGTNDLTQTTWGYSRDDAAKFIPAYMEKKIIKHDPFQVLDQEGVGQLIRTAVQKGRSKRENLKIGICGEHGGEPSSVEFCHTIGLNYVSCSPYRVPIARLAAAQAALKEKKAK, translated from the coding sequence ATGGCAAAGAAGTACGTGTATTTGTTTGATGAGGTCAAAAATGCGAATTCGGAAGAATGGATTTTCAGGCTGGGCAACAAGGGCGCACAGCTCGCGGAAATGACTTCAATCGGACTGCCCGTGCCACCGGGATTCACCGTTTCAACCGAGGCCTGCAATGAATTCTATGATTCGGGCAAAAAATGGCCGGAAGGCCTTGAATCACAGGTAAAAGAATGCCTTGCCAAAACCGAAGCCAAAATCGGAAAAAAGTTCGGCGACCCGGAAAATCCATTGCTGTTTTCCGTGCGCTCCGGCTCTTACGTTTCAATGCCGGGAATGATGGACACTGTCCTCAACTTGGGTTTGAACGACGAAACCGTCAAGGGATTGGCGCACTCGACCAAAAATGAAAGGGGCGCGTATGACTCTTACAGGCGCTTCATACACATGTTCGGCGACGTTGTCATGGGAGTCCAGCATGAGCATTTCGAGGAAGCCATTCATGCGCTCAAGGCAGGGAAAGGCGTGAAGCTTGACACGGAACTTTCCGTCGAAGACCTCAAGGTTTTGGTTGAAGAGTACAAAGCAATCGTGCAGAAGCACGCGGGCAAAAGCTTTCCCAATGAAGCGTTCGAGCAGCTGAAAATGGGCATCAACGCCGTCTTTAGTTCATGGAACGTTCCGAGGGCTGTGTCATACAGGCGCATCAACAAGCTGAAAGAGGACGCCGGAACGGGCGTGAACGTGCAGGTAATGGTTTTCGGAAACATGGGAGAAGACTGCGGAACAGGCGTTTCCTTCACGCGCAATCCCGCAACCGGCGAGAAGGAGCATTACGGCGAATTTTTGATCAACGCGCAGGGCGAGGACGTCGTTGCGGGCATAAGGACGCCCCAGCCCGTCGACGAAATGAAAAAATCTCATCCAAAGGTTTACGCTGAACTGCTGAAGGTTTACGACATTCTTGAAAAGCATTACCGCGATTTGCAGGACTTCGAGTTTACCTTCGAGCATGAAAAGCTGTTCCTTTTGCAGACAAGAAGCGGAAAGCGCACCGCAAAGGCGGCGGTGAAAATTGCGGTCGACATGGAAAAGGAAAAGCTCATTGACAGGGAAACCGCGATCATGCGCGTCAAGCCGGAACAGCTCGACCAGCTATTGCACAAGCAGTTCGACGAAAAAGAGGCACAGAAGGCAAAAGCCATTGCCTCCGGCATAGCCGCCTCGCCGGGCGCGGCAGTCGGCCAGGTTGTTTTCACAGCGGAAAAGGCGAAGGCATTGCATGACGCGGACGCAAACAAAAAACTTATTCTCGTGCGCGTCGAGACAACGCCCGAAGACATTGAAGGAATGAACGTTGCGCAGGGCATTCTCACTGCGCGCGGCGGAAGCACCAGTCATGCTGCAGTCGTAGCGCGCGGCATGGGCAAATGCTGTGTTGCCGGAAGCAATGACATCCACGTTTCATACAAGGACAACAGGTTTTCGGTGAAGACCGCGGAAGGGGAAATTGCGGTCAAGGAAAACGACTGGGTTTCCCTGGACGGAAGCACTGGCAAGGTCTATCTCGGAAAACTGCCGCTTGTCGAGCCAAAGCTTTCAGGCGATTTTGGGACATTGATGGAATGGGCTGACGCGGTCAGAAAGCTTAAAGTGAGGACGAATGCGGATACGCCGCATGACTCCGATGTTGCGAGAAAGTTCGGCGCCGAAGGCATAGGCTTGTGCAGGACCGAGCACATGTTTTTCGAGGGCAGCCGCATCAAGGCAATGCGTGAAATGATTCTGGCGGAAACAACCGCGGAGAGGCGCAAGGCCTTGGACAAACTGCTTCCATTCCAGCGCGAGGACTTCAAGGGCATTTTCAAGGCAATGGATGGTCTGCCGGTAACGATAAGGCTGCTTGACCCGCCACTGCACGAATTCCTGCCCGAAGGCGAAAAGGAAATCGCGGAAATCGCGCAGAGCACGGGCGTAAGCGTGGAAAAAATCAAGGCGAAAATCGCGTCATTGCACGAAATAAATCCGATGCTCGGATTCAGGGGCTGCCGCCTCGGCATCGTCTTCCCTGAAATCAACGAAATGCAAGTTCGCGCAATAATCGAGGCAGCGGTCGAGGCAAAGGAAAAAGGCGTCGACGTCAGGCCCGAAATAATGATTCCGGTCCTGAACCATGTCAATGAAATGAAAAACATGGCGGCATTGGTGGACGCGACTGCCAAGCAGGTGCTGTCGGAAAAGAAAGCCGACCTTGATTTCTTGATTGGCGTGATGATGGAACTGCCGAGGGCATGCCTTACAGCGGATGACATCGCGGAGTACGCGGAATTTTTCTCTTTCGGCACAAACGATCTGACGCAGACGACCTGGGGCTATTCAAGGGACGATGCCGCAAAATTCATTCCGGCTTACATGGAAAAGAAAATCATAAAGCATGATCCATTCCAGGTGCTCGACCAGGAAGGCGTGGGCCAGCTAATCAGGACCGCGGTGCAGAAAGGCCGCTCGAAACGCGAAAACCTGAAAATCGGGATTTGCGGCGAACACGGCGGCGAGCCATCCAGCGTGGAATTCTGCCACACCATCGGGCTGAATTACGTGAGTTGCTCGCCTTACAGGGTTCCGATTGCAAGGCTGGCAGCTGCACAGGCGGCTTTGAAGGAAAAAAAGGCAAAATGA